The Phycisphaerae bacterium nucleotide sequence CTCGGTGGACTTTGCGCTGACGAAGTTCACTCCATCCTGGCTTACCAGAACATCGATGTCGCGATGGCGAAGACCACCGAAATACCATTCATAGATGCAGAAATCGGCCCCGTCACCGTCCAGCACGCGCGGGCCGCCGAAGTCGTAAACGACAGTACGGTCGCCCAACGGAAATCCCACGTTGTCGGGAGGTCCGACGAACGTGAAGTCCGAGTCGCCGGTTGTGTTCGCCGCCAGGCGCGCCGGGAATGGACCGTCCGGCGCGAATGCCGGGCAGGAATCGCAGAGCGGTGATTGGGGGGCGTCGTCGCGGCCTGGGAGTGGGTCGCGAAAGTGCGTGAGGACCACCTGCGTCGGCGTGTAGATGATCTCGCACGATCCCCCGCCCGCGAAATCGATCCGCCCTGCGGGATGTTCGAACTCGCCCTCGACGAATGCGGCCTCGAGAATCACATGTTCCTCATTCGGCGACGGTTGAAAGTCCGTGGTGGCGTCCAGGATCAAACGCCCGCCGAGGGTCGCGGTTCCACCCACGCGCAACCGCGGCATTTCCGGCGCATCCGCGCCGCGGAGCGTCAACTGCAGCGCACCACCGGCCTGGCTGTAGTCGCCGGTGATGGTGGTTGCGCGGGCACGGGGACCGCAGACCAGCGTGCCCTCCGCATTCGCGAGATCGCCCTCGAACGTCTCGGTCTCGAGCGCGCCGGATACGAACTCAAACCGGCCGCCGCGGCGGTGATCAATGACACTCGCGGCCAGCCAGCCGCCGTTCAAAGCCACCGTGCCAGGCCCCCAAACCCGCAGGGCATGGCAAACGACAACCGTGCCGCCGTCTTCTACCGCAAGACGCGCCAGCCCTCCCGGCCGTTCAGGATACCCACCGACGTACAGCGACCCGCGGTTGATCCACTGCGAACCCGTCCCCGCAATCAGTACGCCTCCTTCGGATTCAGGCGCTCGGCCGATCCATGCTTCGAGGTTGAAGAGTTGCCCGCCGTTGCGAACCGCCAATTCCGCGTGGCCAAAGCGGCCGACCTCGAAGAAGAAGCGATGTGTCCACGTCGAGCCCACCCCGTCCACAATTGCCCGCCCAGTTCCGTTCCAGGCAATGTGGCCGCGGCAATCCTCGACCGCGGCACCGTCGAGGATACGGAACTCCCCTGTGCCGTCTCCGCCGACGAGAAACCAGCCATCGAACGATTGGCGCTCCTGGACTACCCAGCGCGTGCCTCGGCCCCGGATGGTCACGACGCCATCCCCCTGGTCCAGATCCGCAACCCGCGCGTTCCAACAGCGCACCGCTGCGCCGTCCTTAACGTCCAGGCGCGCGCGGGTCCCGTTGCCGACGGTAAAGTAGCCGCCCACTTCGAGCGACTGCCCGCTTTGCAGCGTCACGCTTGCGGGCGTTTCGTGGCCAACGGCGAGGTTCGTCGGCACGCTGATCCGATTTCCCAGGCCGGCGAAGCTGTCCAAGATCACCGTGGGACCGTCCCGCAGGCGAACCGTGTTCCACGAGGATCCCGCACCGGCTGGTGCAGCGGCTTGGTCCCCGACCGGTCCGAAGGCACGCAACGCCCAGACCAGACCGGATGCGCCAACGCCACACAGCAGCAGGGCGCCGAAAAGCAAAGCCGGCTGCGTGCGGCGTGCGCGTCTGCGCAAGCGCCCGATGAACGACTCGCCTCTGGCGCGCAGCGGTCGACCTGAGAGGTAGTTCCGAATGTCGCCGGCCAATTCCGCGGCGTCCCGGTAGCGGAGCGCCGGTTCCTTGGCCAGGCACTTGAGCACCAGGACATCGAGTGCTGCGTCGAGTTCCTTGCGCAGCGACGTCGGCCGCTGCGGGTCGACGGAGCGAATGCCGTCCAGGGCCTCACGCAGGCTGCCGACCGGGTACGGATGCCGACCCGTCAGCGCCTGATACAAGATAAGGCCCAGGGAGTAGACGTCGCCGCGCGCATCGACCCGGTCCGGCACGCCCTCCACCTGCTCCGGGCTCGCCCAGGGCAGCGTACCCATGAAATCACCGGTATGGCTCAACGCCGCGGACGATCGGGCCCCGCTCCCCAGCATCGCCCGGCCCAGGCCAAAGTCCAGCACGTGCGGCTTACCCGCCTGGTCGACCAGGATATTGCCCGGCTTCAGGTCGCGGTGGACCACGCCACGCTCGTGTGCGTACGCGACTGCCTCGCAGACCTCGGCCAGCAGGCTCAGCGCATCCTTGACCGGAGGCAGTACCGGCGACGCGGGCAGGGCGCGATGCGCGACACCTCCGGTCGCCTTCACCGCAAGCTCAGCGCCTCCAGGCGGGTGCAGGCCGAGGTATTCGTCCAGGCTGCACCCGTCGATCAGCTCCATGACGTAGTACGGCAGCCCCTGGGCCGTCACGCCACGGTCGTAGAGCCGGACGATGTGGGGGTGCTGGAAACCGGCAATGAGATCGATCTCGCGTTCGAAACGGCGAAGCTGTGCCCGTGACGCCACCGGCCCCCCCATGAGGATCTTGACCGCGACGCGTCGGCGTGTGGAAAGCTGCGTCGCGCTGAAGACCACGCCCTGTCCGCCGCGGCGCAACTCCTGCCAATCGGCAAACCCCGGGATGCTCGGCTCGATCGGCGGCGACCAGCCGCTGACCTGAACCGCGCGCAGCAGCAGTGCCTCTTCGCAGTACCAGTCCGAGCCCTTGCTCACGGCCACCGGCTCCGCTTGCTCAACCCTCGTCGTCAACCTGCTCCTGAACGAGTTCTGTCAGGCGCTTCAGAATGCGCGACTTCGCCTGATACACCTGGTTCACCGTCAGGTTCGACGCCTCCGCGACGGCCTGCGCCTCGGCTCCCTCAACGGCGTAGCGCTGAAACGCGCGCAGCTGCGGGCCGCTGAACTCAACCTCGATCACCTGCATCGCGCGGCGCACATGGTTGGCCCGCCACTCCTCTTCCCACGCGCCCTCGTTTGAGTCGAGGCAGTTGGCCGCGGCACACGGGGTATCCATCACCTCTAGCTGCCCTGCGACCGCTCTCTGCCGAGAAACACGAGCGATCGCGTGAAGCGTGATCGTCTTGAGATAGGCGCGGAACTTGCCCTTCTCAGGCTGGTACTCGAAGCCTTGCATG carries:
- a CDS encoding protein kinase yields the protein MSKGSDWYCEEALLLRAVQVSGWSPPIEPSIPGFADWQELRRGGQGVVFSATQLSTRRRVAVKILMGGPVASRAQLRRFEREIDLIAGFQHPHIVRLYDRGVTAQGLPYYVMELIDGCSLDEYLGLHPPGGAELAVKATGGVAHRALPASPVLPPVKDALSLLAEVCEAVAYAHERGVVHRDLKPGNILVDQAGKPHVLDFGLGRAMLGSGARSSAALSHTGDFMGTLPWASPEQVEGVPDRVDARGDVYSLGLILYQALTGRHPYPVGSLREALDGIRSVDPQRPTSLRKELDAALDVLVLKCLAKEPALRYRDAAELAGDIRNYLSGRPLRARGESFIGRLRRRARRTQPALLFGALLLCGVGASGLVWALRAFGPVGDQAAAPAGAGSSWNTVRLRDGPTVILDSFAGLGNRISVPTNLAVGHETPASVTLQSGQSLEVGGYFTVGNGTRARLDVKDGAAVRCWNARVADLDQGDGVVTIRGRGTRWVVQERQSFDGWFLVGGDGTGEFRILDGAAVEDCRGHIAWNGTGRAIVDGVGSTWTHRFFFEVGRFGHAELAVRNGGQLFNLEAWIGRAPESEGGVLIAGTGSQWINRGSLYVGGYPERPGGLARLAVEDGGTVVVCHALRVWGPGTVALNGGWLAASVIDHRRGGRFEFVSGALETETFEGDLANAEGTLVCGPRARATTITGDYSQAGGALQLTLRGADAPEMPRLRVGGTATLGGRLILDATTDFQPSPNEEHVILEAAFVEGEFEHPAGRIDFAGGGSCEIIYTPTQVVLTHFRDPLPGRDDAPQSPLCDSCPAFAPDGPFPARLAANTTGDSDFTFVGPPDNVGFPLGDRTVVYDFGGPRVLDGDGADFCIYEWYFGGLRHRDIDVLVSQDGVNFVSAKSTEGPGMRIAGDEAHAAPGQVRSYDLAVTGFGAVRYIRIDGLIDAATGLEGRFHLDAVGAIHCAPADAADRPQ
- a CDS encoding sigma-70 family RNA polymerase sigma factor encodes the protein MLAPTTTHVSLLARLVDKSDEAAWREFSERYGEMIANVGRRWGLQPTDCDDLVQEVLLALSKAMQGFEYQPEKGKFRAYLKTITLHAIARVSRQRAVAGQLEVMDTPCAAANCLDSNEGAWEEEWRANHVRRAMQVIEVEFSGPQLRAFQRYAVEGAEAQAVAEASNLTVNQVYQAKSRILKRLTELVQEQVDDEG